The following coding sequences lie in one Rutidosis leptorrhynchoides isolate AG116_Rl617_1_P2 chromosome 4, CSIRO_AGI_Rlap_v1, whole genome shotgun sequence genomic window:
- the LOC139841426 gene encoding uncharacterized protein, with translation MDELRNGHNNNHTPNTSNPKANNPQHTTSAPNNNNHPNTNNTTQGGCSYKTFMSCGPHSFAGTEGPVGLTRWFKKLESVFRISRCRDTDRTQFASSYDQAYEMPWEDLKQRMVEEYCPYTEIMKMERELRNLKLVGTDSAGYNKRFFELALMCPSMVTPERRKIILYVKGLTENIRSGVTSSKPKTIQEAIEMTSELLDQIEQGGKAPMSNEARSSDHKRKWNNNSDKNYSQKFNKKPNTSKGNTTAPNTNFGYKGKFKLCNKCNSHHPGDWRIFCDKCNKSGHTAKECKAGSRNCFKCGKPGHFMKDCPNAKKNVEPAKGRAFNINSNEAHDDPKLVMSTFLLDNHHAYVLFDSGADRSFVSKDFCHNIKNPVSSLENLYSIELGNGNLMKANRIYRGCTLNLVEKSFSIDVIPIQLGSFDLVVGMDWLSDNRAEIVCDQKAIHIPIVDSEPLMVYRERSCMPLHFINCLKVQKCIRKGCLAMLVHVSKTEPKVKKLEDVPIVRDFPDIFLEELPGLPLHRDVEFQIDLMPGAAPVARAPYRLAPSELQELSSQLQELLDKGFIRPKREGARTTSPFDTRDS, from the exons ATGGATGAGCTAAGAAATGGGCACAACAACAACCACACTCCCAACACCAGTAACCCGAAAGCTAATAATCCTCAGCACACCACTAGCGCCCCGAACAACAACAACCATCCAAATACCAACAACACTACTCAAGGAGGGTGTTCTTACAAGACTTTTATGAGCTGCGGACCACATTCATTTGCGGGTACTGAAGGACCAGTTGGCCTAACTCGTTGGTTCAAGAAGCTCGAATCCGTCTTCCGTATCAGTAGATGTAGAGATACTGATAGAACACAGTTTGCTTCCA GTTATGATCAAGCTTATGAAATGCCCTGGGAAGACTTGAAACAAAGAATGGTTGAAGAGTACTGTCCTTATACTGAAATCATGAAAATGGAGCGAGAACTCCGGAACTTGAAATTGGTTGGTACTGATTCAGCTGGCTATAATAAGAGATTCTTTGAACTTGCTCTTATGTGTCCAAGCATGGTTACTCCAGAACGCAGGAAGATCATTCTGTATGTGAAGGGTTTAACTGAGAACATCCGAAGTGGTGTGACTTCTTCTAAACCAAAGACTATTCAGGAAGCTATCGAAATGACTAGTGAGTTGTTGGATCAGATCGAGCAAGGAGGAAAAGCTCCCATGTCCAATGAGGCAAGATCGTCTGATCATAAAAGGAAGTGGAACAACAATTCTGACAAGAATTACAGCCAGAAGTTCAACAAGAAACCGAATACTAGCAAGGGTAACACTACTGCTCCTAATACCAATTTTGGGTATAAAGGAAAGTTCAAGCTATGTAACAAATGCAATAGCCATCACCCGGGAGATTGGAGAATATTCTGTGACAAGTGCAACAAGAGTGGACACACTGCTAAAGAATGTAAAGCTGGATCACGAAATTGTTTTAAATGTGGTAAGCCGGGCCATTTTATGAAAGATTGCCCAAATGCTAAAAAGAATGTCGAGCCTGCTAAAGGTAGGGCATTCAACATCAATTCCAATGAAGCTCATGACGATCCAAAGCTAGTTATGAGTACGTTCTTACTCGACAATCATCATGCTTATGTACTTTTTGATTCTGGAGCTGATAGGAGTTTTGTGTCTAAAGACTTCTGCCATAATATTAAGAATCCTGTGTCATCATTAGAAAACTTATATTCTATAGAATTagggaatggtaatctaatgaAAGCTAACCGAATTTACCGCGGGTGTACTTTAAACTTAGTTGAGAAATCTTTTAGTATTGATGTGATACCGATacaactgggaagttttgacctagtggtcggaatggactggttatcCGATAATAGAGCCGAGATCGTCTGCGACCAGAAAGCTATTCACATTCCTATCGTTGATAGTGAACCTTTGATGGTGTACAGAGAACGAAGCTGCATGCCATTACATTTCATTAATTGTTTGAAAGTGCAGAAATGCATTAGGAAGGGTTGTCTTGCAATGTTGGTTCATGTGAGCAAAACTGAACCTAAAgtcaagaaactcgaagatgtacCGATTGTTCGAGATTTTCCCGATATTTTTCTGGAAGAATTACCAGGTCTTCCACTGCATAGAGATGTGGAATTTCAGATTGACCTAATG